CCGCCAGAGAGCCCCGGGAAGTGAGCGTGCGGGACTTTCAGCCCAGAGTTCAGCAACAGCTTCGAGCCCTTGCACGTCAGCAAGTTCCACCAACCGCTGTGTAACCTCCGGGTCGTCGCTCTGCCGGCCGCGGTGCACCAAAGCCTGAGCGGCCAGATGCGCCGCTTCGGATACCCGGGCCGGGTCCGCGCCGCCTGAAAAAACCTCGAAATCCGCGGGAGCGAACGGCTTCGGTTTGTGATGTCTTGGACCTTCGCCGTACTGGTTGCCACTCATGCTCTGAGGATACTCCTGCGCTCACAACGGGTCGAGGGAGCCCGGCCCTGAAAGACTATGAACCTGCTCAGTGGCGATGATCACGGTATGGACATAAATCGGTCGTACAAGACAACTTGCCATAACATGTGTACTATTTTGACCAGTTACATTTTGCGCGGGGGATCAAAATAACGTCGGTCCAAGGACCAGCGGGGGCTGGGGCTTCCCGAATCAACTGAGGCTTGAAACAAACGCGCACAAATGGTTCCAGGGGACAACGTCATCCATCGCATTCAGGAAGAAAAACACATGGGCCGTCATCAAACCAAGTCCAGACGTCCGCTTCGTTTCTGGGCAATCGTCATGGGTGTCGCGGGAGTTGCGACGCTCACTGGGGGAATGCTCTCTACTGGGTTCCTCGGCAGTTTTGGCTCGTGTGAGGAACCAGAACTGTTCACGATCGCTACCGAAAATGACATGGCGTCAGTCCTGCATGAAGTAACGTCCGCGCAGTCCGCCAGCGAATGCACTCAGTTCACCGTCATTGCAGCTGGACATGAGGCCACGGCAGCCAAGGTTACCGAGGGCAAGGAAACTCCGGATCTGTGGCTGGCGGACAGCTCCACTCGTGTTCGCCATGTCTCGAGCAAAACCGAACCTGTGCAGATTGCCAACGACTTTGCCGCAACGCCAGCCGTCATCGTGGGCAAGAAGGGGTCCCTTGCGGAGCCCGCTTCTTGGCTGACCATTCTGCAGGACGACGACGTCCTGCTCGGAAGCCCGGCAAAAACTTCCAGTGGTGAGCTGGCGCTGCTGAATCTCCTCGGAGAAGCCGCAGCGGGAACCGTGGACCCGGCAACCGTTCAAAGCCTGCTCCCGCTGCTGGCTCAACGCGGTGCAGCATCACCGCCGGATGATGTGCAACTCATGCGTGAGGTCGCCGATGAAGGCGGCGCCGCCGTCGTGACGGAACAGAGCTGGACTCGGTTCAGCGATGATGCAGCAGCAAGTGACCTCGCGCCCGTGGTTCCAGCCACGGGTAGCGCGTTCCTCGACTACCCGCTCGTTGCCACTGCCGGGTCCGAAGACCGCCGTGCCAGTGCCGTTGAAGCTGGGAAGAAACTGACTGAGTGGCTCAAGGAAGACCGGGGCCAGAGTAGCCTCAGCACCGCTGGCTTCCGACCCGCCAAGGATGAATCGCTTTCGAACGATCGGGGTGTGGGAGCTGTTGCTGCACTCAAGGAGCCGGCGGCGAAGAACGTAGACGAGGCACTTCAAGCGCTTGGTCGAGCAGCAATGCCCTACCGTAGTCTCGTAGTCATAGACGTCTCCGGATCCATGGGCACCAAGGCCGGGCCCGCCACCCGAATGCAGCTGACGGAGAAGGCTGCAGCCATAGGCAGTTCGCTGTTCCCGGACAATACGTCCATGGGCCTCTGGGCGTTCTCCACCAACCGCGGCCCGAATGGCGAGGATTATAAGGAGCTTCTGCCCATTCGCCCGCTGAGCACAAAGGTAGACAGTCTGACGCAGCGTGAATTGCTCGTCGATGGAGTGGACAATCTCAGCAGCTTGGTTGGCGGTTTCACGGGTCTATATGACACCACGCTCGCGGCGTTCCGCACTGTGCAGGCTGGGTATGACCCTCAGTCCGTCAACAGCGTCATTATTTTGACCGACGGCGCTAATCAGGACGATAACTCCATTGACCTGGCACAACTGCTCGAGGCGCTGAAGACGGAGCAGGACCCCACTCGTCCCGTAATTGTCGTGACGCTTGGTATCACCGAGGACGCCGACGCGGAAACGCTTAAGCAAATCTCAGCAGTGACCGGTGGCAGCAGCTATACAGCTGTCGAGCCCGACAAAATTCCGACGGTGTTCGTTGACGCACTGCGGGCACGAACGGCTAAGTAGTCACTTGAGTTGCTGTCAGGCCAACAAGGTGCGCTAAAGTTGGGGATGGTCAATTTGGACTCGGCAATAGCCGCCCGGATTGACTGGAGGGCCTTTAGCTCAGTTGGTAGAGCATCGGACTTTTAATCCGTGGGTCGCGGGTTCGAGCCCCGCAGGGCCCACCCTCCTCGCGAAGAGACAGACCCCGGAACACGTGAATCGTGTTCCGGGGTCTGTCTCTTTAAATGCCACGCCCGCGCCTCCTACGCGCGGAGCGGTAGGAACGGCAGGACAGGGGCTAACTTGCTGTGATCCCCTGAAGAATGAACGAGGCAAGAAAGCCCAGGGCCGCAATGAGCCCGGTGAGCATGTGCTGTTTCTCGAATGCCTCTGGGATCATGGTGTCCGCGACCATGGCGAGGATTGCACCGGCGGCTGTCGCAGTGATGAAG
This region of Arthrobacter roseus genomic DNA includes:
- a CDS encoding substrate-binding domain-containing protein; protein product: MGRHQTKSRRPLRFWAIVMGVAGVATLTGGMLSTGFLGSFGSCEEPELFTIATENDMASVLHEVTSAQSASECTQFTVIAAGHEATAAKVTEGKETPDLWLADSSTRVRHVSSKTEPVQIANDFAATPAVIVGKKGSLAEPASWLTILQDDDVLLGSPAKTSSGELALLNLLGEAAAGTVDPATVQSLLPLLAQRGAASPPDDVQLMREVADEGGAAVVTEQSWTRFSDDAAASDLAPVVPATGSAFLDYPLVATAGSEDRRASAVEAGKKLTEWLKEDRGQSSLSTAGFRPAKDESLSNDRGVGAVAALKEPAAKNVDEALQALGRAAMPYRSLVVIDVSGSMGTKAGPATRMQLTEKAAAIGSSLFPDNTSMGLWAFSTNRGPNGEDYKELLPIRPLSTKVDSLTQRELLVDGVDNLSSLVGGFTGLYDTTLAAFRTVQAGYDPQSVNSVIILTDGANQDDNSIDLAQLLEALKTEQDPTRPVIVVTLGITEDADAETLKQISAVTGGSSYTAVEPDKIPTVFVDALRARTAK